A window of Bacteroidales bacterium contains these coding sequences:
- a CDS encoding ImmA/IrrE family metallo-endopeptidase: MPGRTVNINPEVLKWARESAHMELVEIPKSVISSEKLLDIENGKKLPSFVELQKLAKKYGRPLGILLGDTIPEIDYLNIPFFRKEKKTDYDSALTMYIRDIQEKQDWARNYLIFEGFSDLDFIGSFQFNEDPVKVAQGIKERLDLPDYSKFNHNEDYLKALRSSFEANNIFVSITGSNLSNKPISIEQAQGFAIVDEYAPFIFINTKNTTNAKIFTLIHEVVHLFLNESGISEDTFRFRKPECKEDEIENFCNTVAGEVLMPTNVFISRFNKLSDPLEVRISKLSKQFLVSELAVCVKLWKQNQIEYKQYQTAYVSIKEKIDEYLKTKRKKQKDTKGGDYYNNMRSKNGALLSSLVFTAYKSGDILSRDLSQILRIKTNSFDKYFATV; the protein is encoded by the coding sequence ATGCCAGGTAGAACTGTAAATATTAATCCAGAAGTATTGAAATGGGCAAGAGAATCTGCTCATATGGAACTTGTTGAAATTCCAAAATCTGTTATTTCTTCCGAAAAGCTTTTAGATATTGAGAATGGTAAAAAATTACCATCTTTTGTGGAACTACAAAAATTGGCTAAAAAATATGGACGTCCTTTGGGTATACTTTTAGGAGATACTATACCTGAAATTGATTATCTGAACATTCCGTTTTTCAGAAAAGAAAAAAAAACCGATTATGATTCAGCCCTTACCATGTACATTCGGGACATTCAGGAAAAACAGGATTGGGCACGAAACTATTTAATCTTTGAAGGATTTAGTGATTTGGATTTCATCGGAAGTTTCCAATTCAATGAAGATCCTGTTAAGGTTGCACAAGGGATTAAGGAACGACTTGACTTACCTGATTATAGTAAATTCAACCATAACGAAGATTACTTGAAAGCACTTAGAAGCTCTTTTGAAGCAAATAATATTTTTGTTTCTATCACGGGGAGCAATTTATCAAACAAACCAATTAGTATTGAACAAGCCCAAGGATTCGCAATAGTAGATGAGTATGCACCTTTTATTTTTATAAATACAAAAAACACTACTAATGCAAAAATCTTCACCCTCATTCATGAGGTAGTTCATTTATTTTTAAATGAGTCTGGAATATCTGAAGATACCTTTCGGTTTAGAAAGCCCGAATGTAAAGAAGATGAAATCGAAAATTTTTGTAATACAGTAGCTGGTGAAGTACTAATGCCTACAAATGTTTTTATTTCACGTTTTAATAAATTATCTGATCCACTTGAAGTTCGTATTTCAAAATTATCAAAACAGTTTTTGGTTAGTGAATTAGCTGTATGTGTGAAACTTTGGAAACAAAATCAGATCGAATATAAGCAATATCAAACTGCTTATGTTTCGATAAAAGAAAAAATAGACGAATATCTTAAAACAAAACGTAAGAAGCAAAAGGATACAAAAGGAGGAGACTACTACAACAATATGCGTTCAAAAAATGGGGCACTTTTATCATCCCTCGTATTTACTGCCTATAAAAGTGGAGATATTCTAAGTCGTGATCTATCACAAATATTAAGGATAAAGACCAATAGTTTTGATAAATACTTTGCAACAGTTTAA